One segment of Agrococcus sp. ProA11 DNA contains the following:
- a CDS encoding endonuclease/exonuclease/phosphatase family protein: protein MRLVTWNVLHGRTMGDAHVDADRFADAVRALDADVLALQEVDRGQPRSDSIDLTALAAEAMGGASACFVPTLIGDPARSWRPADNRDLDAVADGYGIALLSRYPVQRWHVLRLAPGGARRMPPVDPETGMAHRLSEEPRAAVAATIRSPLGVFTIVCTHLSFVPGSNIRQLRRVMRWMHGLPGPRILMGDLNLPHTVVRRLTRAHALAHGATFPVMQPMVQIDHILSPDPLPPVRQIRLARPPLSDHLPLAVELGRGAVHRRGRQWEHATADGADTEGASSTAGAGWES from the coding sequence ATGCGCCTGGTGACCTGGAACGTGCTGCACGGCAGGACCATGGGCGACGCCCACGTCGACGCCGACCGCTTCGCAGATGCCGTGCGCGCGCTCGATGCCGACGTGCTCGCGCTGCAGGAGGTCGATCGCGGGCAGCCGCGCTCCGACTCGATCGACCTCACGGCGCTCGCGGCCGAGGCCATGGGCGGCGCGAGCGCGTGCTTCGTGCCGACGCTCATCGGCGACCCGGCGCGCTCGTGGCGACCGGCCGACAACCGTGATCTGGACGCGGTCGCCGACGGCTACGGCATCGCGCTGCTCTCGCGGTATCCGGTGCAGCGCTGGCACGTGCTGCGACTGGCGCCGGGCGGCGCGCGGCGGATGCCGCCGGTGGATCCGGAGACCGGCATGGCACACAGGCTGAGCGAGGAGCCGCGCGCGGCCGTCGCCGCGACCATCCGCTCACCGCTCGGCGTCTTCACCATCGTATGCACGCACCTGAGCTTCGTGCCGGGCTCGAACATCCGCCAGCTGCGCCGCGTCATGCGCTGGATGCATGGCCTGCCGGGCCCGCGCATCCTCATGGGCGACCTCAACCTGCCGCACACCGTCGTGCGCCGGCTGACGCGAGCGCATGCGCTGGCGCACGGGGCGACCTTCCCGGTGATGCAGCCCATGGTGCAGATCGACCACATCCTCAGCCCCGATCCGCTGCCGCCGGTGCGGCAGATCCGGCTCGCCAGGCCGCCGCTCTCCGACCACCTGCCGCTCGCCGTCGAGCTGGGGCGGGGTGCGGTGCACCGACGCGGGCGGCAGTGGGAGCACGCGACAGCGGATGGTGCCGACACCGAGGGCGCGTCGTCGACCGCGGGTGCAGGATGGGAGTCGTGA
- a CDS encoding YdeI/OmpD-associated family protein, with protein sequence MAGQPGTPGGSDERPAVFFRDAAEFRAWLEANHETSTELWMGLRSKHVEPRGLTWAEAVPEALCFGWIDSLSQRIDDDARRQRWTPRKATSVWSAVNVAHVERLQAAGRMHPAGLRVFEARRGENIVGYSSETRARELPPELQQHIDASPAALAFLAEATATYRKAAISWVLTAKREATREQRARQLADDSAAGRLIPPQRYGETPKWVERAAAAAAASGQRSR encoded by the coding sequence ATGGCAGGGCAGCCCGGCACCCCCGGTGGCAGCGACGAGCGGCCGGCGGTGTTCTTCCGCGATGCGGCGGAGTTCCGTGCCTGGCTCGAGGCCAATCACGAGACGAGCACCGAGCTCTGGATGGGCCTTCGCTCGAAGCACGTCGAGCCGCGCGGGCTCACCTGGGCGGAGGCCGTGCCGGAAGCGCTCTGCTTCGGCTGGATCGATTCGCTGTCGCAGCGCATCGACGACGACGCGCGCAGGCAGCGCTGGACGCCGCGCAAGGCGACGTCCGTCTGGTCTGCGGTGAATGTCGCGCATGTCGAGCGACTGCAGGCAGCAGGGCGGATGCATCCGGCGGGCCTCCGCGTGTTCGAGGCGCGGCGCGGCGAGAACATCGTCGGCTACTCCTCCGAGACGCGTGCTCGTGAGCTGCCGCCTGAGCTACAGCAACACATCGATGCCTCCCCTGCCGCGCTGGCCTTCCTCGCCGAGGCGACCGCGACGTACCGCAAGGCGGCGATCTCCTGGGTGCTCACCGCAAAGCGCGAGGCGACGCGGGAGCAGCGGGCCCGGCAACTGGCCGACGACTCCGCCGCTGGCCGCCTGATCCCGCCGCAGCGCTACGGCGAGACGCCGAAGTGGGTGGAGCGGGCAGCCGCGGCGGCGGCCGCCAGCGGTCAGCGCTCCAGGTAG
- a CDS encoding deoxyribodipyrimidine photo-lyase gives MTTQIVWFRRDLRVGDQPALAAASAAGDVLPVFIVDPAFDAAGAARTAALRTALAALHAATDGALVVRSGPPERVLPALVREAAAAAVHVSGETTPLGRRRDRRVEAALDVPLIATGTPYAVSPGRVRKADGDPFRVFTPFSRAWLEHGWRAPAELPAGHRWVRHIESEPLPQPPAVSADLTWASEEGALERWHAFLEDDIDDYDEQRDRADLDGTSRLSIALKLGAVHPRTLLADLDRVAPGRSKAAQRSLKRFQTELAWREFYADVLFHHPRSAWHDYGEQLQGMPYDEPGDGFDAWCAGRTGFPFVDAGMRQLLAEGWMHNRVRMVTASFLTKDLHVWWPIGARHFLRHLADGDLASNNHGWQWTAGTGTDASPYFRVFNPVLQGQRFDPQGDYVRRWIPELRHVPGAAVHEPWKVDGALAQGYPERILDHKAEREEALARLEWAKRLR, from the coding sequence ATGACCACGCAGATCGTCTGGTTCCGCCGCGACCTCCGGGTGGGCGACCAACCCGCGCTCGCCGCCGCGTCGGCAGCGGGCGACGTGCTGCCCGTGTTCATCGTCGATCCGGCGTTCGACGCCGCAGGAGCCGCTCGCACCGCGGCGCTGCGCACGGCGCTCGCGGCCCTGCACGCGGCGACCGACGGCGCGCTCGTCGTGCGCTCCGGCCCACCCGAGCGGGTGTTGCCCGCGCTCGTGCGCGAAGCGGCCGCGGCCGCCGTGCACGTCTCGGGCGAGACCACGCCGCTCGGGCGGCGCCGCGACCGTCGCGTGGAGGCCGCCCTCGACGTGCCGCTGATCGCCACCGGCACGCCCTACGCCGTCTCGCCCGGCAGGGTGCGCAAGGCCGACGGTGACCCCTTCCGCGTCTTCACGCCCTTCTCGCGCGCCTGGCTCGAGCACGGCTGGCGCGCGCCCGCCGAGCTGCCCGCCGGGCACCGCTGGGTGCGGCACATCGAGAGCGAGCCGCTGCCGCAGCCGCCAGCGGTATCCGCCGACCTGACGTGGGCGAGCGAGGAGGGCGCGCTCGAGCGCTGGCACGCCTTCCTCGAGGACGACATCGACGACTACGACGAGCAGCGCGACCGTGCCGACCTCGACGGCACCTCCCGGCTGTCGATCGCGCTGAAGCTCGGCGCCGTGCATCCGCGCACGCTGCTGGCCGACCTCGATCGCGTCGCCCCCGGCAGGAGCAAGGCGGCGCAACGCTCCCTCAAGCGCTTCCAGACCGAGCTCGCCTGGCGGGAGTTCTATGCCGATGTGCTCTTCCACCATCCGCGCTCCGCCTGGCACGACTACGGCGAGCAACTGCAGGGGATGCCCTACGACGAGCCGGGCGACGGCTTCGACGCGTGGTGCGCCGGCCGCACCGGCTTCCCCTTCGTCGACGCCGGCATGCGGCAGCTGCTCGCGGAGGGGTGGATGCACAATCGCGTGCGGATGGTGACGGCGAGCTTCCTGACCAAGGATCTGCACGTGTGGTGGCCGATCGGCGCCCGGCACTTCCTGCGGCACCTCGCCGACGGCGACCTCGCCTCCAACAACCACGGCTGGCAGTGGACGGCGGGCACCGGCACGGATGCATCCCCGTACTTCCGGGTCTTCAACCCGGTGCTGCAGGGCCAGCGGTTCGATCCGCAGGGCGACTACGTGCGCCGCTGGATCCCCGAGCTGCGGCACGTGCCCGGTGCCGCGGTGCACGAGCCGTGGAAGGTCGACGGCGCGCTCGCGCAGGGGTACCCGGAGCGCATCCTCGACCACAAGGCGGAACGCGAAGAGGCGCTTGCCCGACTGGAGTGGGCCAAGCGCCTTCGCTGA
- a CDS encoding beta-eliminating lyase-related protein, whose translation MQILHDTDRRGFASDNYSGVHPDVLAAIADANGGHQTAYGADDYTARLQQVVRGHFGESAEAFPVFNGTGANVIALQSLLPRWGAVISAKSAHINVDEGGAPERVGGMKLLTVPTPDGKLTPELIDQEAWGWGDEHRAQPLAVSITQSSELGTLYTADEIRAIADHAHAKGMLLHVDGARLSNAAVSLGVPFREFTTDAGVDILSLGGTKNGAMGAEAVVVLSERAGEGLVFLRKLNMQLASKMRFISAQLIALFEGDLWEQNAAHANAMAARLRAAVEQLPGVEFAYPTQSNGVFARLPEGVADAVRDAFFFYDWDAAAREVRWMCTWDTTEADVDAFAAAVRSAVS comes from the coding sequence GTGCAGATCCTCCACGACACCGACCGCCGCGGCTTCGCATCCGACAACTACTCCGGCGTGCACCCCGACGTGCTCGCCGCGATCGCCGACGCGAACGGCGGCCACCAAACCGCCTATGGCGCCGACGACTACACCGCCCGGCTGCAGCAGGTCGTGCGCGGCCACTTCGGCGAGAGCGCCGAGGCGTTCCCCGTCTTCAACGGCACCGGCGCCAACGTCATCGCCCTGCAGTCGCTGCTGCCCCGCTGGGGGGCCGTGATCTCGGCGAAGAGCGCCCACATCAACGTCGACGAGGGCGGCGCGCCCGAGCGGGTCGGCGGCATGAAGCTGCTCACCGTGCCGACCCCCGACGGCAAGCTGACACCCGAGCTGATCGACCAGGAGGCGTGGGGCTGGGGCGACGAGCACCGCGCGCAGCCGCTCGCGGTCTCGATCACGCAGTCGAGCGAACTCGGCACCCTCTACACCGCCGACGAGATCCGCGCGATCGCCGACCACGCGCACGCGAAGGGCATGCTGCTGCACGTCGACGGCGCGCGGCTGTCGAACGCGGCGGTGTCGCTGGGCGTGCCGTTCCGCGAGTTCACGACGGATGCCGGCGTCGACATCCTCTCGCTCGGCGGCACGAAGAACGGCGCGATGGGCGCCGAGGCGGTCGTCGTGCTGTCGGAGCGCGCAGGTGAGGGCCTCGTCTTCCTGCGCAAGCTCAACATGCAGCTGGCGTCGAAGATGCGCTTCATCTCGGCGCAGCTGATCGCGCTCTTCGAGGGCGACCTGTGGGAGCAGAACGCCGCGCACGCGAACGCGATGGCCGCGCGCCTGCGCGCCGCGGTCGAGCAGCTGCCGGGTGTGGAGTTCGCCTACCCGACGCAGTCGAACGGCGTGTTCGCGCGGCTGCCGGAGGGTGTGGCCGACGCGGTGCGCGACGCGTTCTTCTTCTACGACTGGGATGCAGCGGCACGCGAGGTGCGCTGGATGTGCACGTGGGACACGACCGAGGCCGATGTCGATGCGTTCGCCGCGGCGGTGCGGAGCGCCGTCTCCTAG
- a CDS encoding SRPBCC domain-containing protein, with product MKILLTGFEPFGGDAENASRAAVQLLADAWAADLQPGIDLVTGTLPVVFATAGPALEALVAQHAPDAVLAVGEAGGRTAITPERWAVNEDDARIPDNAGDQPRGTAIDPDGPARRASGFDADALVSAILQVGLPADASDDAGRFLCNHVAYLVAGLEVPGGFVHVPAVRSHGVATVGAETDPGSAVGAPVLTHAGRALTFDDLALGLAAAVRAIAAGRAHPDASTSTRELGRIDRASTVIAADAATIYRALLDPLALAIWLPPVGATGEIEQMDARVGGGFRLVLRFADPVDPKTTPDSDASLVRFMELVPGQRVVQSVAFESSQERFGGEMLLRWQLEPVAAGTRVTVSAADVPAGISQSDHELGLGSSLANLARYLER from the coding sequence GTGAAGATCCTCCTGACCGGGTTCGAGCCCTTCGGCGGCGACGCCGAGAACGCCAGCCGCGCGGCGGTGCAGCTGCTCGCCGATGCGTGGGCGGCCGACTTGCAGCCCGGCATCGACCTCGTCACGGGCACGCTGCCGGTGGTGTTCGCCACCGCGGGGCCCGCGCTCGAGGCGCTCGTCGCGCAGCACGCGCCGGATGCGGTGCTCGCCGTCGGCGAGGCCGGGGGACGCACCGCCATCACCCCCGAGCGCTGGGCCGTGAACGAGGACGACGCGCGCATCCCCGACAACGCGGGCGACCAGCCGCGCGGCACCGCGATCGATCCGGACGGGCCCGCGCGACGCGCATCCGGCTTCGACGCCGATGCGCTCGTGAGCGCGATCCTGCAGGTCGGCCTCCCTGCGGATGCCAGCGACGACGCGGGCCGCTTCCTCTGCAACCACGTCGCCTACCTCGTGGCGGGGCTCGAGGTGCCCGGCGGCTTCGTGCACGTGCCAGCCGTGCGGTCGCACGGCGTCGCCACCGTCGGTGCCGAGACCGACCCGGGCAGCGCCGTCGGCGCACCCGTGCTCACCCACGCCGGCCGGGCGCTCACCTTCGACGACCTCGCGCTGGGCCTGGCGGCTGCGGTGCGCGCGATCGCCGCGGGCCGAGCGCACCCGGATGCCTCGACATCGACGCGGGAGCTGGGTCGCATCGACCGCGCATCCACCGTCATCGCCGCCGACGCCGCCACGATCTACCGGGCGCTCCTCGATCCGCTCGCGCTCGCGATCTGGCTGCCGCCCGTGGGCGCCACGGGCGAGATCGAGCAGATGGATGCCCGAGTGGGTGGCGGCTTCCGGCTCGTGCTGCGCTTCGCCGACCCGGTCGACCCGAAGACGACGCCGGATTCGGATGCCTCGCTGGTGCGGTTCATGGAGCTGGTGCCAGGGCAACGGGTGGTGCAGAGCGTCGCGTTCGAGTCGAGCCAGGAGCGGTTCGGCGGCGAGATGCTGCTGCGGTGGCAGCTGGAGCCGGTGGCTGCCGGCACCCGCGTGACCGTGTCAGCCGCGGATGTGCCGGCCGGGATCTCGCAGTCGGACCACGAGCTGGGGCTGGGATCGTCGCTGGCGAACCTGGCGCGCTACCTGGAGCGCTGA
- a CDS encoding ROK family protein → MTVAGLDVGGTKIAGVALAVPAEGRDAARPWTLDDVLARSHRAHSIHGPVSLVDALAAAVHELDAQLAAEGQPRITAVGLAIAAWMTRDRETVIWAAHLGVRDFGLRAALADRLGLPVTIDNDANGYLVGEAAMGAASDASSSILLALGTGVGGAFVADGRPLIGAHGLGAELGHVTIHEDGPLCSCSGHGCLEAYAGGNALRREAAGVPAAVALSPGGVPTAEHLANAARAGDPAAIAAMDDAAKAVAAGLRRLLPAFDPEVVVLGGTVMLTCADLLLPVIERELDERPTLPGVPQPRRLALAQLGGHAAAIGAAVLAA, encoded by the coding sequence GTGACAGTCGCAGGCCTCGACGTGGGCGGAACCAAGATCGCGGGCGTTGCGCTCGCCGTACCGGCCGAGGGCCGTGACGCCGCTCGCCCCTGGACGCTCGACGACGTGCTCGCGCGCAGCCACCGGGCGCACAGCATCCACGGTCCGGTGTCGCTCGTGGACGCCCTCGCGGCGGCCGTGCATGAACTCGACGCGCAGCTCGCCGCCGAGGGCCAGCCGCGGATCACCGCCGTCGGCCTCGCCATCGCCGCCTGGATGACGCGCGACCGCGAGACCGTCATCTGGGCCGCGCACCTGGGCGTGCGCGACTTCGGGCTGCGGGCGGCGCTCGCCGACCGGCTCGGCCTGCCGGTGACGATCGACAACGATGCGAACGGCTACCTGGTGGGCGAGGCGGCGATGGGTGCGGCGTCGGATGCGTCGTCGTCGATCCTGCTCGCCCTCGGCACCGGCGTCGGCGGGGCGTTTGTCGCCGACGGGCGGCCGCTGATCGGGGCCCACGGACTGGGCGCCGAGCTCGGTCACGTGACGATCCACGAGGACGGGCCGCTGTGCTCCTGCTCGGGGCACGGCTGCCTCGAGGCGTATGCGGGCGGCAACGCGCTGCGGCGTGAGGCGGCGGGCGTGCCTGCCGCGGTGGCGCTGTCGCCTGGGGGCGTTCCGACGGCCGAGCACCTCGCCAACGCAGCGCGAGCCGGCGATCCCGCCGCGATCGCGGCGATGGACGATGCCGCCAAGGCGGTCGCCGCGGGGCTGCGCCGACTGCTGCCCGCGTTCGATCCGGAGGTGGTGGTGCTCGGCGGCACGGTCATGCTCACGTGCGCCGACCTGCTGCTGCCCGTGATCGAGCGCGAGCTCGACGAGCGCCCGACGCTGCCCGGCGTGCCGCAGCCGCGGCGCCTCGCGCTCGCGCAGCTCGGCGGCCACGCGGCCGCCATCGGCGCCGCGGTCCTGGCCGCGTAG